The genomic interval AAACTGAGAGAGTGCTGGATCGTAAAGCCCCACCGTCGTGATTCCATCCAAATCCCAATCGCCCACTACAGGTAGCCAACCAGACTTTGGGTTGCCATAAAGCACATTGAACGTTTTTCCCGTCGTGTTGCTGTTTCGCAAGGAAAATAGGGTGGTTTGTGGGTTATACCAACCGACGGTTGTCTCGCCATCACCATCCCAATCCCCCGTCACAGGCAGCATTCCCACTTCGCCTAGCACAAACTGAATATCGGCAGTTCCTTCGGTATTCGTGTTGCGCAAATACCATGTGGCAGTGGTTGGATCGACTAACCCTATTGTGATCATCCCATCGCCATCCCAATCGCCCACAATAGGCAGCCAACCAGACTTGGGCGATCCAAAGACCACCGTCAGATCGGCAATGCCTGTGGTGTTGCTGTTGCGCAGAAAAAAGACGGACGTTTCTGGGTCATAAAGACCGGGCGTGTCTACCCCATCGCCATCCCAATCGCCCACAAGGGGCAGCCAGTTGCTCTGTGGGCTGCCAAACGTGACGGTTATATCGGCAACCCCTTCCGAACTTTCGGTGCGAAGGTAGAAATTTGCCTCGGTGGGATTGTACAAACCAATTGTGTCGGGCGTCGTTGTCTGCGCGGATGCCACATGGTGTGATCGATGGTGAGAGAGCGCTACGAAAGTGAGGGCGATTAACACGACTATCAAGCGGCGTGTCTTAGGATATATCATTAATAAACTCCAGTCTAGCGAGGGTATCCACAAAAGGGCGGCGCATAGTGTATCCTAGAGAGTGGGCAGTGATGATGAACGTAGGATGATCGTTTCATGTCCAGCGAAAAGCAGCGGATTGATATCCTTCTGGTGGAGCGCGGGGCGGCGCTCACCCGCGAACTTGCCCGCCGTTACATTATGGCGGGTGAGGTCAGCGTGAATGGGCAGGTGATTGACAAACCCGGCACACGAGTCCCTGCCGATGCGCATATTACCCTTCGGGCTGCGCCACGCTTTGTTAGCCGCGGAGGAGAGAAATTGGCGGCGGCGCTGGACACTTTCAAGATTGCTGTCGAGGGGGCTATCTGCGCCGATGTCGGGGCGAGTACAGGGGGATTCACCGATTGCTTGCTTCAGCGTGGGGCAGCAAAAATCTATGCCCTTGATGTCGGCTATGGGCAGTTGGATTACCGCCTCCGCACGGATGAGCGCATCGTCGTCATGGAGCGCACGAACGCTCGTTATGTAGAGGCGCTTCCCGAACGCCCAACCTTCGTTTGCGTCGATGCCTCGTTCATCTCCCTCCGCTTGCTTCTCCCGGTGATTCGCGGTTGGCTGCCAGCACGGGCGGGGATTGTCACCCTGATCAAACCACAATTTGAGGCGGGGCGTCAGGATGTGGGCAAGAATGGGGTGGTGAAAGATGCGGCGATCCACCGGCGGGTGGTCGCTGAGATTCTGAGTGCGGCGCAAGGGGAAGGGTTTGCCGTGCGCGGGCTGATTCCTAGCCCGCTGATCGGTCCCGCCGGAAATAAAGAATTCCTCGCGTGGTTGGTATGGGGCGAAGGGGAGTCGCTTGATATGGCGGCGGCGATTGCCGAGGCAATCCCTGAAAACACAGGGTGAGCATGGCATTAAGGCAAGTGGTTTTGTCGTGATCTTGCCCGGATGGGCTTGACGCTCCCGCGCCTGTGTGTACAATACGATTATGGGGTGCGCTTTTACGGATTGCCCCAACATATGTCGGCGCATCGCGCAGACGATACGAAACAGAGAGATCGCCCGTTGAGGCGGTCATTTGTTTTTCCCCTCCGATGCCGCCCACGTCGTGGGATGTTTCACCATCCGAAACGGAGAATCACCATGTCCGACCCAATCAATTATCTGACCAAAGAAGGTTATGCCGAACTTGAGGCGCGTCTTGAATACCTGCGCACGGTGCGCCGCGCAGAGGTTGCCGAGCGTCTCCATCTTGCCCTTGACGAAGGCGGTGAACTGGTCGAAAACGCCGAATACGAGGACGCCAAAACAGAGCAAGCTTTCCTCGAAGGGGAGATCATGCGGCTAGAGACAATTCTTAGCCGCGCTGAATTGATTGAGAAAGACACCTCCCCCAAAAAGGGGAAAAAGCCCGAAGTCCGCCTGGGGGATAAAGTGGTCGTTAGCGAAAAAGGGAGTAAAGAGACGGAGACCTTTCACCTTGTGGGCGCGGCAGAGGCAGACCCCCGCAAAGGGCGTATTTCCAACGAAAGCCCCATGGGGCGGGCGCTTTTAGGCAAAAAAGTGGGCGAGAAGATCACTGTCAAAGCTCCGGCTGGCGATATTGTGTACACGATTAAGGGGATTGAGTAGGCACATCCTATGCTTTTTGAACCAAACAAGCTGGAACAAGAACGGCTTGATAAGCTGGAACGGCTGCGGAAGGCTGGCATTGATCCCTTCCCCGGCACAGTCACGCGCACCCACACGATTCAAGCAGCGGTAAAGGCGTTTACCGCTGCCGAACATGCCGCCACACCCGAATCGCTGGCTGCGCCCATTCAAGTGGCGGTATGCGGGCGCTTGAGGTCGATCCGCACGGGGGGCAAGGTTTGCTTTGCCCATATTGAAGATGGCACTGGGCGCGTTCAGCTTTTTATTCGGATTGATTACGTTGGTGAGGACACCTACCAGATGTTCCTCCACGATGTCGATCTGTTTGACTTTTTGAATGTGGAAGGCGTCATGATGCGCACCCGTGCCGGAGAGATCAGCGTTGAGGTGCGCCGTCTGAGCATCATTGTCAAAACGATCAGCCCTTTGCCGGTGGTCAAAACAAGTGAGGTTGATGGGCAAAGCGTCTCGCACGGCGGGTTCACCAATGTCGAAGAACGCTATCGGCAGCGCTACGCCGATCTCGCCGTGAATCCAGAGGTGCGCGAGGTTTTTAAGGTGCGCTCAAAGGTGATCCGCACCATCCGTAATTTTTTGGATGATCAGGGCTTTCTTGAAGTAGAAACGCCCGTCCTTCAGCCCATTTACGGCGGCGCAGCGGCACGCCCCTTCAAGACCCATCACAACCAGTTGAAGCAAGACCTTTTCTTACGCATCAGCTTTGAGCTTTACCTCAAGCGTCTTTTGGTGGGGATGTACGATGCGGTCTACGAAATCGGGCGTGATTTTCGCAATGAGGGAATCAGTTTCAAGCACAACACAGAATTCACCATGCTTGAATGGTATCAAGCATATGTCGATTACACCCATACGATGACCCTTGTCGAGCAGCTTCTTGCCTCGGCTGCCCAAGCTGTGACGGGGACAACCGAAATTACCTATGCGGATCATCTGATTCAATTTGCCCCCCCTTGGCGGCGGTGGGCAATGCGCGACGCGATCCGCGAGATGGCGGGGATCGATTATGTCGATTACCCCGACGCGGAGTCCCTCTCGGCAGCAATGCGGGCAAAGGGCATGACGTTTAAAGAAGGGCTGCCCTGGGGAAAACTGGTGGAGCATCTGCTTAGTGAATTTGTTGAGCCAACCTTGATCCAACCAACGTTCATCTGCGATTACCCCCGCGATATTTCGCCGTTTGCAAAGGGCGTTCCGGGTGACCCGCTCCATGTTCAGCGTTTTGAGTTTTACATCGCAGGCATGGAGTTTGGCAACTGCTTTACCGAGTTGAACGATCCGCTTGATCAGGAGCAGCGTTTCCTTGATATGGCAAAGACCTTCACCAGCGGGGACGATGACGAAACCCTTCTTGATGAAGATTACCTTCGCGCCATGCGGTATGGGATGCCCCCCAACAGCGGGGTTGGGATTGGGATTGATCGGCTCGTCATGCTGCTGACCAATCGGCGAACGATCCGTGAAGTGCTGCTTTATCCCCACCTGCGGGATAAAGAGGAGTAAGTGCAGGGGGTGACGGTAGATGCTGCTGTCGCCCCCCCAACTCTTACACAAGAGAGGGGGTGCTTACCATGCGCCTTTAGCTTTCCCCTTTGAAAATTAGGCGGGCAGTCGCAGCGTAAAGGTAGACCCTTCGCCAAGTGTACTTTCGACGGCAATCACACCGTTGTGCGCCTCTGCGACAAGGCGGCAAAAAGCTAAGCCCAAGCCGCTCCCGCGTCCCTCTTGTGCCGCCCCTGTATTGAATTTATCAAAGATGCGTGCTTGCACATCAGGGGCAATGCCGCGCCCTGTGTCGCGCACAGAAATAGCGACGGCGGATTTGGCGGGATCAGGGGCAGCAGAGATGGTCACCTGACCGCCCGTTGGGGTGAACTTTAGCGCATTGTCGATCAGGTTTTGAAGGACGCGGCTGATCAGGCGGGGATCAAGGTTGAGCGGGGGAAGGGCATCGGGAATACTCTCGACAAGGCGGATGTTTTTCCGCCGAGCGACGGATACTTCCCATGACACCAAGTCGTTGACGATCTGCTTTAGGTGAACAATCTGTTTTTCCAGCGGCATAACCCCTTGCTCAAGGCGCTGCATATCGAGAATGGTATTCACCATATTCGTCATGCGGCGCAGCCCTGTGTTGGCAATATCCACCGCCTCTTTCGTCTCTGGGTCGGTTTCTTCCTCCAGTAGTTCAAGCGCCCCGCCAATTGCCGCTAAGGGGTTGCGCAGGTCATGGACGATCATGTGCATCAGATCGTCGCGCATCCGCTCTAGGTACTTTCGCTCAGAAATATCGCGGAAGGTGATGATTTGCCCCTGAGCAACCTCTTGAAGGGTATAGAAGCGTTTTAAGATGACCTCATAGATACCATTAGGTAAAGGGACTTCTGCTCGCCCAGAGGCGGGTATTTGCTCTATATCAACACTGGGAAAAGCGCTTTTGAAGGCACTTCCAATGGGCGGTTGGGGGTGGTTGAAGATCGTCAGGGCGCGGCGGTTTGCCTCGATCACCCGCCCGTCGTTATCGGTGACGACGACGCCATCGGAGAGGCTTTGAAACAACGATTCGTGGGCAACGGGGGCAAGGTCGAACAAGTGCCGCCGGAAGATCGACCAGGCAAAGATTGCCCCGGTGAGGGTGAGGGCAAAGGGGGTCGGATCGACATTGGGAAGCGGACTTGCGCCGGTAAGGTAAAGGATATTTGCTAACCATGGCAGCGCCGTCCCCACAAAAATAGCGACAATTTGCTGACGATAGAGCGATGAAAAACGCACCACCGATCTGATTAGGGTGACCGATCCCAACAAAAGCATGAGGTAGTTATAGAAAGCGGAGACCCAAAACCATCCGCCATGTCGATAGACAGCATCAGGCAGCCCGGCGGCAGTAGTTTCTAGGGTTACCTCCCGCCAGATTAAGCCATGCAGATCGTTGCTGAAGGCGAAGGTCAGGGTCAGGGCGGGGATCACCCACAAAAGCGCCCGCACCCGCTGCGTGAGGATCGCCCCGTGTCCGGTATATTCAAGGCAGAACAAGAACCACAGGGGGGTGATGCTCAGAATCCCAATGTATTCAATCTTAGAAAAAGTGAGCTTTTCGCCTAAGGTTGGAGCAACGTTCTCGAAAGGGACGAAAAACGACCACAATGCCCCGGCAAAAAGCGCCAAAGCAAAGGGGCGTGCGCCGGGCGTTTCGCCTCGCCGCCAGACAACAGTACCAATCAAGGCACTGAATAGAGAGGTCAAAAACAGAAGGGCGCTAACTGGCGTGAAGGTATAGATCATTGGGTGGCTCTCCATTTATGTGACACCGTGAAACACCTGTGCGGGTTGAGTCACGACAATGAAAGACCTGTAAAAATGCTACAAAACTGACGCCATTTCCGATACCTTAAGAGCAAAAATGCACCTACGATTTCCAAACCATGATACCATAAGGCGAGGACGGACAGGTGGGAAAGGAATTGAATTCTATGGCGAATAAGATTCAGGCAGATTACGACAGTCTGGGGAAAATTGCCCAAGTGTTTCAACAAGAGGCAGATCAGACCCAGCAAATGAACGCCCAAATTCAACGCATCATCGACAGTTTAGAAGGTGGTGGTTGGGTGGGTGAGGGCGCGGAAGCCTTTTTCCGTGAATTTCATGATTTGGTTATGCCAAAGCTGAAAAAACTGATGGAAGTCCTTCGGGATGCATCCTCGGCGACGAAGAAAATTGCCGACGCCTTTAAAGGGGCGGAAGATGAAGCCGGAGGGGTGGTCAGCAACCAAAGTGGCGGTGGCGGCGGCGCTGGCGCTGGCGGTAACGCCGGACGGCAGGGTGGCTCTGGAAGCGACTTTGCTGGCGGCGGACCCGGCGCTGGTGGCGGCGGTTCGTTCGGGGATATGGCAAACAGCGTCCTCCGCAGTTTGGGGATGGGCGGGAGCGGCGGTGGCGCACCGAGTTTCAACGATATTGCCAACGCAATTCTCAAGGGGACGGGCGGTGCCAACGCCAACTTCAACTCGATTGCCGATAGCATTGTGAACAGCCTCAAGGGTGGCAATTTCGACAGCTTCAATGGTATGGCGGATAACATCATCAATTCGCTGCGCGGCTCAGCCGGTGGGAGCTTCAACGACATTGCCAACGGGATCATCGGCTCCCTGCGTGAGTCCACCGGAGCAGGGGCGGGACCCTTCAACCAACTGGCAGACCAAATCATTGGGCAGTTGAACGGTGGTGGCTCTAGTGGTGGCGGTTCATCCGGTGGTGGTGGTCCCAGTGGCGGCGGCTCATCCGGTGGTGGTGGTCCCAGCGGTGGCGGCTCGTCAGGTGGCGGTGGTGGACCCAGTGGGGGTGGCTCGTCCGGCGGCGGCGGTTCGTCCGGTAGCGGTTTCAGCGGCTTGACCGGCAAAGGCGGCGAAGGTCAGACTGGCGCCGCCGCCGAAGTCTTGAATCGCCTTGATCAGATGGGCAAAATCCGCGATGCGATCCGCGATGGCGTTGCCAAACTGACGGGAATGAACCCGGCACAACTTGGCGCTGGCTTGGGCGGTCTGCTGGCGGGCAACCTCGGCAGTATGCTCGGCGGTGCGATTGGGCAGATGGTTGGCACAGTGGGCGCCGCTTTTGATACCGTTGGGGGTATCTCCGGCGCTGCTGGTGAAATTGCCGATAATGCCGGGAAGTTGGGCTTGTAACAGCCCCCTCAGACATCCATAATCTCATTGGTACTGCGTACCAGAGAGGATTCGTCCTCTCTGGTATTTTTTTGCCGTTGTCTTGCCCTTTACGGGTAGAGCAAGTTACCCTCTGCGGATGCTTTCACCCCTTCTTTATGCTGTCGTTGGTTTAGCCCTTTCTGCCGGACTCCTGTGGTATTTGCTGATCACCACCGAAGGTGTGTATTTGGGACGGCGCGTCGTCATTTGGCTGTATGATCGCTATGCCAAGCGTTATGACCGGATCAAAGGTTTTGATCCCGAATGGGAATCGAAACGCCTCGGTGAGCCACTTTGCGAGGTTTTAGAGGATATTTTTGAGCCGCTCATTTTGGATGTGGGTACGGGGTCGGGGCGGCTGCCCCTTGCGCTGCTGCGAGAGAGCCATTTCAGCGGGCTAGTTGTTGGCGTTGATTTAAGCTGGAACATGCTCAAAGCCGCCACAGAGCGCCTTACCGCTGAAGGCAATCCCCCCTCTGTTCAATTGATTTACGCCCCGGCGGAGCGCCTGCCTTTTCCTGATGATCTCTTTGATGCGGTCAGTTGTTTGGAAGTATTGGAATTCCTCACCGATCAGCACGCCGTGATCGCTGAATTGGTGCGCGTACTGCGTCCGGGAGGCGTTTTGTTAGTGACGAATCGGAAAGGGCGCAGCGCCCGCCTGCTGCCGGGCAAAACACAATCGGCGGCTGCCCTTGCCGCGAGGCTGAACCAACAGGGGATGGTTGGTGTGGAGGTCAAAATTTGGCAAGTTCTTTACGATCAGGTGTGGTCGTTCAAGGGCGATGTGTGAGTAGCGGCTATCCCTCAAAATTCACAAAAAATTCCGATAACGCGCTCCCATTGATCGCTTTTTAAGGCATAATGAAAACTGTCCGCATTAGAACAGCGAACAACCATAAAGGAAGCATCATGGATACCACACCTGCTGAGTCCCTTCCTGTCCGTTCAAGAATCTATAACACCCTAAAAAAGGTGTTGTACAAAGAATTTATTGAGATGGGTAAAATTCCCACACGGTTCATCCTCGTTTCAGGGGTAAAAGCCCCCCAGCCCGTAAAGAAATCAGGCGAAAAATCCTGAGCGTTCGTGCAAAAGATACCTTCGCCTTTAACCGACTATGGTGAGAGAGGGCAATGTTTACAGGTTGCCCAACAAAGCATTGGGTAGGCATAAAAGCGCTCCCCCAAAGGGATGGAACGAACGTTATAATGATAACATTCGTTTCTAAACGTTCAGCAGGACGTATTGCCCATGCCCCGTCGTAATGCTTTGATTGTGCTTGCTGCATTGCTCCTTGCCGCGTGTGGACCCGTCGATCCAAACGTGACACCAGTGGTCGTCTTTCCGACCCGTATTTCGGGAACCGCCCTGCCTACATTTGATAGCGGTGGTGGCGGGGCGGTGATTGCCTCACCAACATCGTTGATCCCACCGACAGCCGGGGGTGTTGCCACCTCTGACACGGTGGGGTGGGCAGCCATCAATGCCACACGCCCCGGCGCTTATTGGCGTACCTTTGCCTACCGAAACAGCACGGGGGCAACCGTCAATGTCCTTGCCGCCCGCTTCGACGCCAACACCTTTACGATGCGTGTTCACTACTTTCCCGGACAAGCGCTGACCATCCAACAATGGAAACAACTCCTTCCTAACGCCGTTGCCATCATCAACACCACATTTTTTACCCCGCAAAACCTCTCGCTTGGCTTGATCATCAGCGATGGGCGGGTCTTGGCGGGCTATACACAGCGCTCTGACTCCGGCTTGTTTCAGGTGAAAACAGGGCTGCCGAAAGTGCGTTCGCTGTGGCTTGAACCAATTGTCAGCGGGGAACAGATTGAGCAGGCGGTACAGACGTATCCGATCCTCATGGCACGTGGACAAGTGGCACCCATCAACTCCGATGTGGCGACGGTGGTGGCTGCCCGTTCGGTCATTGCCCAAGATTCCCTCGGACGGGTGTACCTCATCATCACGGGGGGGTCGGGAACGCTCCTCTCGGATTTGGGGAATTGGCTGGGACGCACCTCTGGGTTTGGCTTGCAATATGCCCTCAATCTGGATGGCGGTGGGAGTACGAATCTTTACCTTTCAACGGGGGGAACGTTGGATTACATTACCGGCGCACGGGGTATTCCGGCGGTGGTTGCCGTCTACCCTCGCTGAGGGAAACCCTATGATGGACAAAACCACCGCCATTCCCACCGCCATTTTGACCCCTACGGGGGTTATCCCCACGCCTTATACCGCCCACTCGCTTGCCGATGCCATTATCTATGAACCGGATGGCGTGTACACCGTTGGGCGAACCTATCAGCGCACCCAAACGGTGTTGTTTGACGATCACTTAGCCCGTCTGAGCGAATCCGCCGCGCTGGAAGGAATCACTGTCGCCTTAGATCGGGCGGCGATTCGGGCTGCCTTGTTGGGATTGATCGAACGCGGCGGGTTCAGCGAATCCCGATTTCGGCTGACCGTCCCCCGCGCCATGCCCGATCATCTCTACCTGAGTGTTGAGCCGCTTTTGCCCGTCTCCCCAGAGGTGATAGCGATGGGGGTGCGCGTCACCACAACAGCCATTCAGCGACACAACCCTCGTGCCAAACACACCGGATGGATGAAGGCACGCCGCGAGGCGCTCTCTAGCAGCGGGGATAGCAGCGGGGATAGCAGCGGGGAGGCGCTCCCCCCTTATGAAATGATCCTGACCAGCGCGGATGGTTTTCTTTTGGAAGGGGCAACCAGTAATTTCTATGCCGTTGCGATGGGTGTTTTGCATACCGCCGGGGAGGGTGTTCTTCCGGGGATGGCACAGAAGATTGTCTATCAGGTTGCGCCGGGAATTATCCCTCTGGAAAAGACGCCCGTCCGCGCCGATCAACTCTGGGCAATTGAGGAGGCTTTTCTGACCAGCGCCTCGCGGGGGGTGATCCCGATCACGCAGATCAACAGCCAGATTATTGGCACGGGGCAGCCCGGTGCCGTGACCCTAGCCCTCCGGTCAGCTTATGAGGCGTGGGTTCTTGCCCACCTTGATCCCTTATGAGTGCGGTTGAGCCGCTTAAGGTGTAAATATACAGTATATGCTTTTAAAGGTTGATTCGATCACAGCCAATTACGGGGCAATCGAGGCGCTGCACGGCATTTCCCTGACCGTAGATCGCGGGGAGGTGGTAACCCTGATTGGGGCGAACGGCGCAGGGAAAAGCACAACGCTAAACGCCCTCAGCGGGATCGTGAAACCCCGCCGAGGGCGAATCACCTTTGATGGACAGGATATTACCGGATGGCGTCCTGACCAGATTGCCGCAGAAGGACTTGTCCAAGTCCCTGAAGGGCGACAGGTGATCGCCCCCATGAGCGTTGCCGAAAACCTCCTTCTGGGGGCATACCGTCGGCGGGATTCGCGTGCGGTGCGGGACGATCTAGAGGGGGTGTTCGAGCGGTTTCCACGCTTGAAGGAACGCCGAACCCAAAAGGCGGGGTCGCTCTCCGGCGGTGAACAGCAGATGTTGGCGGTGGGGCGGGCGCTCATGATGCGCCCCAAACTGCTCATGTTGGATGAGCCAAGCATGGGCTTAGCGCCCCTTCTGGTCAATGAGATTTTTCGGATTATCGCCGCCATCAAAGCCAGCGGGACACCCATTCTGCTGGTGGAACAAAACGCCCGTAAAGCGCTTGCCCTTGCGGATCGCGGCTATGTTCTAGAACGGGGGATGATCGCCCACAGCGGAGGTGCTGCCGAACTCCAGCGCGATCCCCGTATTATCGAGGCATACCTCGGATGATCGCCAACCTCCTATGGCGGGAATGGCTGCGGCGGCGCGGCTATCGCTTGTTCCCTCTGGTGGTTCTGCTCGTCGCCGCTGTCGTGCGGTTTTACCATCTTGACGCGCAGTCGTTATGGAATGATGAGGGAAACACGCTTCGCCTGATTCAGCGCTCGCTCCCCAATCTGATCGCGGCGGCAAACCGCGACATTCACCCGCCGGGGTACTATCTTCTCTTGAAGGGGTGGAGCGCCTTCACTGGAGAGACGGAGTTTGCGCTGCGGGCGTTCTCGGTATTCGCTGGCATCCTAAGCGTCGCGGCGATGATCGCCCTTGGGCATCGTCTTCATGCGCCGGGGGTGGGCGTTCTCGCTGGTTTGATCGTCGCTCTGAACGGGTTTGGCGTCTATTACAGCCAAGAGACGCGAATGTATGCGCTCTTACAAGGAGTGGCAGCGCTTGCGCTCTGGCTGTTTGTTGTGTGGGTGGGGCGCGGCGGACGCTTTGATCGCTGGCTAGTTGGCTTTGCTATCCTCAATGCGGCGGGACTTTACACCCATTACAGCTACCCTTTCGTCATGCTGGCAGAAGGAATGTTGTTCGTCCTGTGGTGGGTGGGGTGGATCAGCGGCAGGGGAAACAGGAAGGACGCACGGTCTGTATCCGCGTTTACTCCACTGATGATGTTTATTGGGGCAAATGTGCTGACGCTTGCTCTTTTTGCCCCACAAGCACCCGCCGCCATTCAACAAATCACGGGTTGGAATCAGGTAGGGCGGAGCGTCGATACCGGCGGAGGGCTTGGCATGGCGCTCCAATGGCTGACGCTTGGCAGCACCTACCCACCCCGTGAGACGCCCTCGGTGTATGGGTGGGTCGTCGTCTTTGCCCTTGCCGGAGCGCTGCCCGACTGGCTGCGTCGCCCGCATTTGCCCCACTGGTGGCGACGTCTGTTTCCGATAATGACCCTTATCGTGATCCTGAGTGTTTTTTTTGCGTTAGGGCTTTTTCGAGAGGCAAATCTGAAGTTTCTGCTGCCAGCACAGCTTGCCTTCGCGCTGCTCATCGGGCGGGGAATTTGGCTCTTGTGGGAGATCGGTTCGCCCTCACCAGCGCTCCCTTTAGAGATGATCCCACGCCTGATGGCGGGGTTCGGGCTGTTGGCTCTTGCCAATGCCTATGGCGTGGGCTTGACGAACCTGTATACGAATCCCGCCTATGCCCGTGATGATTATCGCCGTATGGCAGCGCTAATCGCGGCGGAAGGTCGCCCCGGCGATGCGGTGATTCTCGATGCGCCGAATCAAACGGAAGTGTTCACCTACTACTATCGGGGCGACCTCCCGCTCTACCCTCTCCCTGTGGGGTTAGGGGGGGACGACGCGGCGACAGAACGTGAGGTTCGGGCGGTGATTGCCGCCCATCAGCGCTTGTTTGTCCTCTATTGGGGCGAGGGGGAGCGTGATCCGAACCGCGTGGTTGAAAAAATGCTTGGGTCGCTAACCTTTGAGATCGATTCGGCATGGTACGGGGATGTCCGCTTTGTGCGCTATGCCGCGCTGCCGACGATCCTTGAACAAGCGCCTGTCGATGCTCGCTTTGGCGAGTCGATCCGGCTGCTTCGGGCGGGGGTGAGTGAACGCACCGTGCGGGGAGGAAGTGTCCTCGGCGTGGGGTTAACCTGGACTACCGATAGTCCTCTCACGAAACGCTATCGGGTGACGGTACAACTCTTGCGCCCCGACGGCACCATTTTGGCGCAGCGGGACGGCGAACCGGGCAACAACATGGCGCTGACGACGCTTTGGCAAGCGGGTGTGGAGGTTGCCGACTCACACGGGCTGATTATCCCGCCGGGGACCCCACCCAACGAGTATAGGCTGATCGTCGCCGTCTATGATTTAGAGCCACCCTATGCCCGTCTACCTGCTGTCGGAGGGGGAGATATGGTCACTCTTGGGATAATAGAGGTGCAGGGGGAGTAACTCTATCAGGGCGATGGTTCGATTGTCGCCCCCTCAGCCATATCCAGGGAATGGCGATCACGCAGGGTCACCCCCCGGCTGTCTCCAACGTCAGATTATCAATCAGTCGCGTCCGTCCGATGCGCACCGCCAGGGAGAGTAAGATTGGGCGCTCCGTCGGCGTACTGAGTTCGCTCAGCGTTTCGGCGTCAGCGGCGCTTAGGTACACCACCTCCGCCCTCGGCTCGGTAGCTAAGACCGCACCCATCACAGTGCGGAGGGCATCCGGGTGGCGCTCCCCTTCCTCGTAACGGCGACGGGCGGCGCTCAACGCCTGATAAAGCACAGGCGCGGCGGCGCGTTCGGTGGGTGCTAGGTAAACATTCCGCGAACTTTTTGCCAAGCCATCCGGCTCACGCACCGTTGGCACGATGATAATCGTGACGGGCATGGCGAGATCGCTCACCATCCGCCGGATCACGGCGACCTGCTGGGCGTCTTTTTGCCCAAAATAGGCGCGGCTTGGCCGGACAAGGTTAAACAGTTTCGCCACAACGGTTGCCACCCCCCGGAAATGCCCCGGACGGCTTGCCCCTTCCAACCCCTGCGAAACGCCCATCACCTCCACATAGGTTTGAAAGCCTGTGGGGTACATCACCTCTACCGAGGGGGCAAAGACGAAGCCAACCCCCGCCTTCTCTAAGAGGGCGAGATCGTTTTCCAGATTGCGCGGATAGGCGGCGAAATCTTCGTTTTTGCCAAATTGGGTGGGGTTCACGAAGATCGACACCCCCGCCTGATCATTTTCCCCCACCGCCCGCCGCACAAGGTCTAGATGCCCCTCGTGCAGAAAGCCCATTGTTGGTACAAAGCCAAGCGTCCCCATAAGGGCGGTGCGCATGGCGTGCAGTTCCTCAATGGTTGTGATTACCCGCATGGCTCACCCCACTTACCCCAACGGCATGGGGACATAACGCCCATAGGCGGCGGGCAGCGCCACACCCTGCATCCGCAGGGTGGCGATGCGCTGGAAATAGGCGGCGCCGGTCATCAGATGGTAGGCAACGTCAACCGCATGGCGGTTTTCGGGTGATTCAAGGTAGGAGCCGCGCACCCAATCATTGAAAGCACCCATCGCCGCCCCAC from Anaerolineales bacterium carries:
- a CDS encoding TlyA family RNA methyltransferase, whose amino-acid sequence is MSSEKQRIDILLVERGAALTRELARRYIMAGEVSVNGQVIDKPGTRVPADAHITLRAAPRFVSRGGEKLAAALDTFKIAVEGAICADVGASTGGFTDCLLQRGAAKIYALDVGYGQLDYRLRTDERIVVMERTNARYVEALPERPTFVCVDASFISLRLLLPVIRGWLPARAGIVTLIKPQFEAGRQDVGKNGVVKDAAIHRRVVAEILSAAQGEGFAVRGLIPSPLIGPAGNKEFLAWLVWGEGESLDMAAAIAEAIPENTG
- the greA gene encoding transcription elongation factor GreA, with the protein product MSDPINYLTKEGYAELEARLEYLRTVRRAEVAERLHLALDEGGELVENAEYEDAKTEQAFLEGEIMRLETILSRAELIEKDTSPKKGKKPEVRLGDKVVVSEKGSKETETFHLVGAAEADPRKGRISNESPMGRALLGKKVGEKITVKAPAGDIVYTIKGIE
- the lysS gene encoding lysine--tRNA ligase; translated protein: MLFEPNKLEQERLDKLERLRKAGIDPFPGTVTRTHTIQAAVKAFTAAEHAATPESLAAPIQVAVCGRLRSIRTGGKVCFAHIEDGTGRVQLFIRIDYVGEDTYQMFLHDVDLFDFLNVEGVMMRTRAGEISVEVRRLSIIVKTISPLPVVKTSEVDGQSVSHGGFTNVEERYRQRYADLAVNPEVREVFKVRSKVIRTIRNFLDDQGFLEVETPVLQPIYGGAAARPFKTHHNQLKQDLFLRISFELYLKRLLVGMYDAVYEIGRDFRNEGISFKHNTEFTMLEWYQAYVDYTHTMTLVEQLLASAAQAVTGTTEITYADHLIQFAPPWRRWAMRDAIREMAGIDYVDYPDAESLSAAMRAKGMTFKEGLPWGKLVEHLLSEFVEPTLIQPTFICDYPRDISPFAKGVPGDPLHVQRFEFYIAGMEFGNCFTELNDPLDQEQRFLDMAKTFTSGDDDETLLDEDYLRAMRYGMPPNSGVGIGIDRLVMLLTNRRTIREVLLYPHLRDKEE
- a CDS encoding PAS domain-containing protein gives rise to the protein MIYTFTPVSALLFLTSLFSALIGTVVWRRGETPGARPFALALFAGALWSFFVPFENVAPTLGEKLTFSKIEYIGILSITPLWFLFCLEYTGHGAILTQRVRALLWVIPALTLTFAFSNDLHGLIWREVTLETTAAGLPDAVYRHGGWFWVSAFYNYLMLLLGSVTLIRSVVRFSSLYRQQIVAIFVGTALPWLANILYLTGASPLPNVDPTPFALTLTGAIFAWSIFRRHLFDLAPVAHESLFQSLSDGVVVTDNDGRVIEANRRALTIFNHPQPPIGSAFKSAFPSVDIEQIPASGRAEVPLPNGIYEVILKRFYTLQEVAQGQIITFRDISERKYLERMRDDLMHMIVHDLRNPLAAIGGALELLEEETDPETKEAVDIANTGLRRMTNMVNTILDMQRLEQGVMPLEKQIVHLKQIVNDLVSWEVSVARRKNIRLVESIPDALPPLNLDPRLISRVLQNLIDNALKFTPTGGQVTISAAPDPAKSAVAISVRDTGRGIAPDVQARIFDKFNTGAAQEGRGSGLGLAFCRLVAEAHNGVIAVESTLGEGSTFTLRLPA
- a CDS encoding WXG100 family type VII secretion target, whose product is MANKIQADYDSLGKIAQVFQQEADQTQQMNAQIQRIIDSLEGGGWVGEGAEAFFREFHDLVMPKLKKLMEVLRDASSATKKIADAFKGAEDEAGGVVSNQSGGGGGAGAGGNAGRQGGSGSDFAGGGPGAGGGGSFGDMANSVLRSLGMGGSGGGAPSFNDIANAILKGTGGANANFNSIADSIVNSLKGGNFDSFNGMADNIINSLRGSAGGSFNDIANGIIGSLRESTGAGAGPFNQLADQIIGQLNGGGSSGGGSSGGGGPSGGGSSGGGGPSGGGSSGGGGGPSGGGSSGGGGSSGSGFSGLTGKGGEGQTGAAAEVLNRLDQMGKIRDAIRDGVAKLTGMNPAQLGAGLGGLLAGNLGSMLGGAIGQMVGTVGAAFDTVGGISGAAGEIADNAGKLGL